The proteins below come from a single Papaver somniferum cultivar HN1 chromosome 11, ASM357369v1, whole genome shotgun sequence genomic window:
- the LOC113324879 gene encoding uncharacterized protein LOC113324879: MSKKFMADNRFVVPYNPWLLHKYDCHINVEVCSSVQSVKYLYKYVYKGPDRIFFRVQRVRPEFENDMVTRYINARWVCAQEAMWRIYRFAMNKMCPAFQRLHLHMPKKNSVMLYEHQTVNEVLENENNSKTTLTEYFVTNACDPTARQWLYREFPEHYKWDKATMKWQKRRTKQRVIARVYFVPPTAVERFVDRKQFRIFKTAAGARGLLENDNSLRACMAEAATNKMPSALRTLFGSILVFFNSMDTRKLWEEFFNDMVEDYASSSDTSSAYLSDHLLRELGQMLHQHGKRLKDYDLPAIVGILDDNLQMSDLIEEEVSIPVSEKDMMNVDKLNEDQSKAYDAIMGAVRRKESRVFFVDGPGGTRKTFLYRAILSTVRRNGGIVIATTTSGVTATMLHGGRTAHSRFKLPFTPATSTCDIAKNDKLADLLLQATVIMWYEATMAHRYSVEAFDTAMRDITCNEKPFGGKIFIMGGDFRQVLPVVPKASRGKMVDSCLTRSSLWRHVEVLRLNKNMRAVGDTSYSDFLMRVGDGNEPSLPNDMIKMPDDMVIPWNGEDSVSQLIDVTFPDLADNSKDQDYLLNRALITPLNEHVDKLNDRVVSMFLGEEHMYYSFDSVEMISKTSIFKNT; encoded by the exons ATGAGTAAGAAATTCATGGCGGATAACAGATTTGTGGTTCCTTACAATCCATGGCTTCTTCATAAATACGATTGCCACATCAATGTAGAAGTTTGTTCCAGTGTACAAAGTGTGAAGTATCTTTACAAGTACGTCTACAAGGGCCCAGATCGTATTTTCTTTAGAGTGCAGCGAGTGCGTCCAGAATTCGAGAATGACATGGTAACACGTTATATCAATGCAAGATGGGTGTGTGCTCAAGAGGCAATGTGGAGAATATACAGGTTTGCTATGAATAAGATGTGTCCAGCATTTCAACGATTACATTTGCATATGCCCAAGAAAAACAGTGTCATGTTATACGAGCATCAAACAGTCAATGAGGTCttggaaaatgaaaataattCCAAAACGACATTGACTGAGTATTTTGTTACAAATGCCTGTGATCCTACGGCTAGGCAGTGGTTGTATCGGGAGTTTCCTGAACATTATAAATGGGATAAAGCAACTATGAAATGGCAGAAAAGAAGAACTAAACAGAGGGTCATTGCTAGGGTATATTTTGTACCCCCTACTGCAGTTGAAAG ATTTGTTGACCGCAAACAATTTCGAATATTTAAAACTGCAGCGGGGGCACGTGGGTTGTTGGAAAATGATAATAGTTTGAGGGCGTGTATGGCTGAAGCAGCAACAAACAAGATGCCGTCAgctttgagaactctttttggTAGCATATTGGTTTTTTTCAACTCGATGGACACTAGAAAGCTGTGGGAGGAGTTCTTCAACGACATGGTCGAAGATTATGCAAGTTCAAGTGATACAAGCTCCGCATACTTATCAGATCATCTTCTTAGAGAGTTGGGGCAAATGCTTCATCAACATGGCAAGCGTCTAAAAGATTATGATCTTCCAGCAATTGTGGGCATATTGGATGATAATTTACAGATGTCTGATTTGATCGAGGAGGAGGTATCCATTCCGGTTTCCGAAAAAGATATGATGAATGTGGACAAGTTGAATGAAGATCAGTCCAAGGCTTACGATGCAATTATGGGTGCCGTCCGAAGAAAAGAAAGCAGGGTATTCTTTGTTGATGGTCCAGGAGGTACCAGAAAGACTTTTCTCTACCGTGCTATTTTGTCGACCGTTAGAAGAAATGGTGGAATTGTCATAGCAACAACTACGTCTGGAGTAACAGCTACTATGTTACATGGCGGAAGAACTGCACACTCAAGATTCAAGCTTCCATTCACCCCAGCAACATCTACATGTGACATCGCTAAAAATGACAAGTTGGCTGATCTTCTCCTTCAAGCTACTGTGATCATGTGGTATGAAGCTACCATGGCACATCGGTATTCTGTCGAGGCATTTGATACGGCTATGAGAGATATAACTTGTAACGAGAAGCCGTTTGGTGGTAAGATTTTTATTATGGGAGGTGATTTCCGTCAGGTTCTGCCAGTTGTACCAAAAGCTTCAAGGGGGAAAATGGTTGATTCGTGTCTTACCAGGTCGTCTCTGTGGAGACATGTAGAGGTTCTTCGTCTGAATAAGAATATGCGTGCAGTGGGCGATACGTCTTATTCTGATTTCTTGATGCGAGTTGGTGATGGAAATGAACCTTCTTTGCCAAATGACATGATAAAGATGCCAGATGATATGGTGATACCCTGGAATGGTGAAGATTCAGTGTCTCAACTGATAGATGTTACCTTTCCCGACTTGGCAGATAATTCTAAGGATCAAGATTACTTGCTTAACCGGGCACTGATTACACCACTGAATGAGCATGTCGATAAGTTAAATGATCGAGTGGTTAGCATGTTTCTGGGAGAAGAGCATATGTATTATTCATTTGATTCTGTGGAAATGATTTCCAAAACCTCTATCTTCAAGAACACTTGA